The genomic region CCCCAGCCTCACCCTCTCTTTGCTCCAAACTCCTCATCTCCAGCCTTCTTTCCTGTTACCTCTCAACCCTGGGGAACTGGCCTTCCTTCCTCGACCCTGCTTCGCCTTGCAGACCCCATCCCCGCCTGCGGTTGCAGCCCTCCAAGACCTTCCCCTGGAGCGCTGGAGGGCTCCTCTCCCCCCTTGGATGGGTCTGGAAAAGGGGAAGCTGGGGTAAGACTCTGGATATGAAGAGACCCTCCAGGCCTGCTGAATCTGTGTGGGATCTTGGAGGATCTGGTTTCCCTGGGAAGAGGAGCCCAAGGGATTCCAGACAATTAGGGATGGAAGACAgcttgggaagctgggaggcagggggcgGTGCATATGAGCCCATCTTGAGTTCTATGGAGATGTCAGGCTGGATTCTAGAATTCCAGGGAATCTGGGAGATTGCCCAGGTTGACCTGAGAGACCCATAAGGAGGCTGTGTTGGAGCAGAGGGAGCTCTGTGGGGAACAGAGTTGACATTTGGGGCTACGAAGGAGTTCTGAAGCAGCGTCTCAAAGAAGGTCTGTGAGCGCTGGGAAGTTGGGCAGCCTGGAGGATCTTTAGGGGTTAGATTGTGTGAACAGGTTCCCATTGAATCTGAGCAGGAAATCTAGGCTTTAGGGGAAGAGGAGTTGGGTGTTAGCAGCTtctgagagaaaagagagaggtcTGGATTTGGTGATCAGGAGTCTGTGGGGATCTGGGAGGTAAATTTGGGGTGTTTCAGCTTGGAGAGAGCCTGGGATGGAATGCATTTGGAGAACAGGGCAAGAGTTAGGACCTGTCTCAGGTGACTCCACAGACAAGGAGCCCCTGGTTTTCCCAGGAGCTTCGCTGCGGGAATACCATGGAAAGGCCTTTGTCCCTCTCGGTGTCCCTTAGTCCTCCCTGGGTCAGGCGCGGAAGTATGGAAGAAATGTTAGAGTAGGAGTGAGGTCAGGAAGCTAGTTCTCAGGGCTCCCGGAGGAGCCAAGTGAGCTGCTTCAGGAAGAGGGTGGCCTTGCCTAGAGGGAGGGGGGTTCCTCTGACCTTCCACGGGAGGGGAACCTCCGTGTTCCTTGTCTCCCTGGGTAGGAAGCCAAACTTTGGCTTTTTCCAACTTTCAGAGGCAGAGACCCACAGAAAGCTCAGGCCCCCTTGGACCCCCTCCCCAGAGCCAGGAATGGGTCTTTGACTTCTTTGGCCTCCTTTTCACCTGTGAGAGTGGTCTTGGATTTGAAGCTAGTTTTACCCACTGTGTGACCCTCAAGGtacctcctctgtgaaatgtTTCCTTTGCTAAGTTGTAAACGTCGGACAGCATGGATAAGAATGTACCTGCTGCCAGGCGCAGCACACAGTAGGTATCCAAGAACCATGGGGTTGAGCCCACGTTCCTCAACGTTAAGGATCCCCAGGGCTCCCGAGAGTGGTCCTTTCCCAGGAGCGGTTGGACCGCTGCATCCTGTGCTCCCCATGTGACCCCACCTCCCTTTTTCGCTGCAGTCACCCTTTCCCGGTTGGTCTCTGCCCCACAGCCCCTCCGCCGCTGGACGTTGTGCGCCGCCTCCAGGCCAAGCTGAAAATGCGCCGGCTCTGGGCGCCGAGGTGGAGGCTGTGCTGGCCACGCGGGGGGCCGAGAGCCGTGGGCCCCGGCCTGAACCCGCGGCCGCCACTGCCTCCTAGGGCATTTTCCCGGCCAAGGTGCTGGGCTTCCGTCTGTGCGGCCTCTACCTCGAGCTGCACTGAAACAAACCTGGGCCAGCTGTCACCCGGGGGCCCGGCCTGAGCGCCAGGCGCGCGGTCCAGCTCGTGGTCCCCTCCCTGACTGTCTCcatctctccccatctctgtcaGCATCTCTGTGTCTTCCGACTGTGTCCGTCTCTCTGTTTTCTTCGTTCGCTTCtctatctttttctctctgggtCCTTCTTGTCTCCCTCTACGACTTCCCGTATCTGTCATGTCCTTGCTTCCCCATCACTCCGGTCTGCCTCTCTGAGCGTCTCTTTGTCTTCCCGTCTCTTGTTTCCTCTGGGCCCCCTGGGAGTCTCTGTATATGTCCACCTCTTCTCAAGGAGGGGACACCTGTCACTCTGTTTGCCTCTGTCCTTCTCTCTGTCGTTTCCTGGCCAGGAACATGCCTGCTGGCCCTGTGGTGGAAGGGCTCCTCCTGACACATTTCAGCCCCCTTCCCGCAGGGTCACTCCACCTGCTGCTCTCCCTGTCCCCATCCCAGCCCTTGTGGCCCTCCACCCTCTCCCTTTGATgccctccaccccttcccctccctctgccctaaTCCTACACCTTCCCTTCTCCTCAAGTCAGGTTTTgggagacaaaagaaaagaaaaaaaatctcacccctttgaagagttttatttatgagaacaaattaattttttgtaaataaatgtttaaaaagaacctTGAATTTACCAGTATATATAGTAGTTGAAAATGGGAGGACACATTTAAGGAGAATAAGATCCTTGGGGTATGGCCTGGTCCCCCCAATCATCCGCAAAAGCCACACTATAAAGGGGAGGTTCAGGAGAGCCCCGGGCCACGGATGCCATCTGTCATCCCGAAGTGGATGTGTCCTGAGCAAGAAACAGATGTGACTCCAGTCCTTAGCTtttcaagagtcagacatccaTTGACTAGGAAGTGAAGCACCTGAAGATGGGAAGTCGGAACAGTGGCCACAGTCAGAGAGGTAGTCTCGAGGAGGAAATGAACCCCAGGGAAAAGGGGGCCTCGTTGCTCAGAATGTCCATATCTTCACAGAGGAAGTGAGGTAGGTAGAGACAAGAAGGCAGTCCCTGGACCTCCCCTAAATGACAGGAAGGGGACCAACTGTACTCCCCCCCTATAGagtgggaagtgaaagtgaagagtgttagtcactcagtcctgtccgactttttgtgaccccatggactgtaagtgaAGCGTCTTCAAAGAGGTATTTCTTTCCACCCAGGAAGTGAGCAACCAGTACGACGGGAATGGGAATTCATGACAtgctgtccatggagtcccaCCCAGATCTGGAAGGGAGGCCACAGGACCTGGGCAGGAAGGTCCAGGTATAAGGACTAGTGGCCGGGTCCCCAGGAAATGTTCCCAAGTATGTGGTACACAAGCCCTGTCTGCTAGACAACACGTGTCTCCTTTCTAGCCAAGAGCAAGGCAGAAAAGAATCCCTTGTGAGAAGAAAAAGGGGGGAACAATCCGCTGTGAAATGGAAAGGGTTGCAGCCTCTAACAGGAAGTCCCACCTCCTCTATTCAGAGTATTTGGCCTTGAGCTCACCCAAGAAAGTCACAGCTCGGTCTGTCCAAAAGCTGTAGTCCCGGATTATTACATACCCTCGACACTTCCTCTCAAAGACCGAGTCCCCTAAAGGGACACTATCAAGGGGGGTGTTTGCTGGGGGGGTGGTCAGGTCCAGGGCAGTCATGATACCAGCCAAGTTGCCTGCTAGGCCTTTGGCCTTGAGCCTTGCTTCCTCAAGCTGATCCACCACAATGGAATTGCCAGGGTTCAGGTCACTCTGGTCATCCTTCACAAGCTGGAAGTGCTGGCTGAAGGACCAGAAGGCCTCCTGGGTGAGGCTCAGACATTCTCCATCTTCCAGTCCATGCCAGATCTCGAAGGGCATGTCGGTCGAAGGCAGGGTTCTTAGTGAGAGTCCGGGAGAAGAGAAGTCGGGATCACTAAAGGGCGTGCCTTGGTGCTCGAGCTGCAcgagagacagaggcagatgaGAGTGAGGGGACCCAAACGCTGCCCTAGGGTGCCCCTGAATTCACATCTGCCTTCCATGAGACTGGCCTCTTAGGGGGAGTCAGCATTCCCTGCCTCTCAAGGAGTTGATGAAATGTGCTAGCACAGAGCTCCAGGACTGCTAGGCTTCAACTCAGCCTCCTCCACATACAAGTTGTGCAACTTTGAATCACAGCTTCAGTAATTCCCACGTGGCACTGTAATGGGGAAGATGGTAAGATGTAATAgacataaagcacttagcactTGGCTTACGATTAGGCTGTTAATATCATTCACTAAtgacatatttatattaatatcctGAACACTATGATTATGTTACTTATTACAGTATTTGCAAGCTAAATATATTGGTGACAATGTGGTTGAAGCCATATTTCCTTTCTATTCACATTCTTCAGTGGTTAATATTTGTTCACTTTTAAATAATCATTAATATGCAATGATTAATATTGAAttgaattatattattatttaatgaatGCCTCCTCCATTAAATTTCTCACCTCCACAAACCTAGACCCACAGAATTGTAGTGCACACTGATCAATTCTGTAACTGATAGATCACCTAGTCctacatccccattttacaaacggGGAAAATCAGGGTCCTCAAAGCTATCCAGAGGATGGTGACAGATATGAGACTAGAAATTAGAGGacgggatttccttggtggttcagtggttaagaatttgcctgccaaagcaggggacatgggttcgatccctgccccAGAGAGATTCCCCATGCCGTAGGGCTCCTGAGCCTGGggaccacaactcctgagccctcagtcctagagcccatgcttcatgacaagagaagccaccgcaatgagaagcccaagcgccGCAAAGAAGAGGAGCCCGCGCTCGCTACAATTAcagaaagcctgagcacagcGACAGGGACAGCACAGCCCACAAGAGAGAAACtcgactttaaaaaagaaaaatgaaaccaggTTAGGTAACTTCACGTGGGCCTAGAATGTAGTTCAGTGGAAGAGTCATAAAACCAGGGCCTCCAGGGGCCAGGTAGATGCTTTGAACTTCCAGACAGTTTTGTGACCTCAGGTAAAATACTTCCCCCTCTAAAGCTCAGTTCCTTGGcctttccctcatggtccagtggttaagactctgctttccaATGCTTGGGGtcgagttcaatcccttgttaagagctaagatctcacatgcctcgcaGACAAGAAACCCAACGGGTAAAACAGAAGCGGTATTGTGGCAAAGTCAATAAGGGCGTTTAAACATGGTCCACAtcagaaaatcaaaaagagagcttccctggtggctcggtggctaagaatcctcctgctaatgcaggagacacaggttcctgatccaggaagatcccacgtgtcctAGATCAGCTAAGCCCGTGGGCTATAacctctgagcctgtgctctagaggcagggagtcgcaactactgagcccacgcgccaGAACTCCTGAAGCCTtgcgagccctagagcctgtgctcagcaacgagGGAAGCCGCCGCAGTGAGGAGCCTGCAAACCGCAACTCGAGAGTAGCCGCCACTCGCCAAAACCAGAGAGGTGCTCagagctcagtcacttcagtcgtgtacgactctctgcgaccccatggaccatggcccaccaggctcctctgtccatgggattctccaggcaagaatactggagtgggtttccctttccttctccagtgattgagtatgaagtgagtgaagtgaacaCAAACTCAGTCCTGTCGAACTagttgccacccatggactgtagcctaacaggctcctccgtccgagggattttccaggcaagagtactggaaaaagtttccatttccttctccaaaactagAGAAGAACCCAAACTAAATTACAAagatccagcatagccaaaaataaataaaattatgaaaattaaaaaaaaaattttaatctaaaaaGCCCCCTCAGTTCTCTTATCGGTAAAAACAGGTCATAATTCTACTTCTTCGGGCTCTCTGAGGAGCCAGTAAGGTAATGAGGCTAAATCTCCCAGCATGGTGTAGACTCAGGAAAGCATAGGGCAGGAGGTGATTATGGAAAGACTCATGAGACTGGAAAAAACTGCCTTCTAGGTGCTTCCTTCGAATCTTCTAACAGTCTTGAGAGGTCAGCCAAGGCACAATCACCATCACATTTGGCAGATGAGGAAGCTAAGACAGGGAGAGAAGGAATgacctgcccagggtcacccagccATCAGTGGCATCATTCCTGTGGGCGTGTCTCTAGCTGGCAGAGCCTCTGTACCCCAGGACCCACAGAGGAGGCTTCTTCTAGCCTTGTTctgcctcccttccccagggctgggtcaggaagggaacagcctcctcccctcaccccctgctcCTGCCCTGTCACTCACATAAGTCTGCAGCAGGGCTGAAGTCTGCATCTGCATGTCGAGCGCCAGGTTATAGGCTTGATTGATagactcagctgtggatgtgggGGCTCCCAAACTGAGAGGTGGCAGCAACAGGGTCAGCAGGCAGAAGGGGGCTGGCAGGAAGAAATCAGAGGTCAGAACCAAGTCCCTGACCTCACCTgcttgttcactcattcatcatAATAGCCCCTCATATGGATACAACCCTTGTGGTTACAACGGTCTTGTGTGTGCAACTCAGGGCAGGATCACCCTGTAAGCAGATTATTTCTAGCCCAAAATATTCTCTTGGGACCGCTCGGATGGTCCAGTATCTGATGACCTCAGCTCCCAACGCAGGaggccccgggttcaatccctggtcagggaactaatcccacatgccacaactgagaattTGCATGCCGCAACGAATAAgaaccagcacagtcaaataagataaatttttatttttttcatttaaatagttttatataaataaatattaaaaagaaagaaaaaattccacTGACCTCCAGACCCAGGTATTCAACTTCCCACTTGACATTTTCCCTTGGATGTTAATAAGCATCTCAAATCAAAATATCCACTGCTCAGCTCTAAGCTGCCCTGTGCCCCTCCTTCCCTGGTCTTCCCCATCTCAGAAAAGTGCATGTCCATTCTTCCAGATGCTCACGTCAAAGTCACGGTGTCCTCTTGGAtgcctcattctcttcctcttcctatgTTCAACCCACACAATCCTGTTGGCTCTGTCCTTAAAAGGTGGCCATGAGGTCTGTGggattttgtgtttgtgtttggtCACACTGTGACGGTTGCATGATCCCAGGTccctgcccagggactgaacgtgggcagtgaaagcccagaatcctaaccaccagaccaccagggaactccctaggTCTGTGTTTATGGATCAGAGCACTTGTGACAAGTATACCTAGACTCTGTGAAAGCTTATTGACCTGTATACTTAGGATTTGTGCACGTTTCCCTATACCTAACTGCTATTTTCAATACAAAGTTTTCAAACGTGTGGATTTCCCtgctgggtcagtggtaaagaatccacctgccaacgcaggagacacttgtttgatccctggtctgcaaagatcccacacaccacggaGCAACAGTTAAGTCCTGACACATCTACTGAGTCTGTGCCCTAGaggccaggagccacaactactgaagcctgtgtgcctagagcctacaacaagagaaaccattgcaatgagaagtctaCGCATCTCAGCTCGAGAGtctcccccactcactgcaactagagaaagcttgagcACAgtagcgaagacccagcacagccataaataaataaaagatgtttcTAGAAGCTATTTCTCTCCCAGCTGCTGTCTCTGCCTCCACCCCTGTCTCTCTCTGCCATCTGGAAGCTCTTCAAGTCCAGCTAGATCCCTCCTTTGTCCAAACCTTCCCATGGCTCCCACCTCACACAGTGACTATTAAAGTCCTCACTATGGGCTTAAGGCCTGAGTCCTCTTTTCCACAGCATCCCCTACTCAGACTTTGCTCTTGCTGGACTCTGCCAGGACCACCTTGCAAACACACCCAGGGCTTCTCCTTCTGATTCTTCAGGGCTCAACTCAACAGGCCCTCTGCAGGACGTCCCTGGGGTCTAAGGCCTAAGActgcactgccaatgcagggcactcagattcaatccctggtcatggaatgAGATCCCAcctgccccaactaagacctggtgtagccaaattaaaaacaaaaccaaaaacaagaaaACTTAAAGTCACCAGCAGTGATGGAGATGAGAGGCCGACCAGGATAGCTTCCTTAGCTTCCCTTTCTACATTCCTGAAGTCCCAGAAGTTCCGAACTTAAGGGAAGGCCTGAGGTGAAgccctattcattcattcat from Muntiacus reevesi chromosome 2, mMunRee1.1, whole genome shotgun sequence harbors:
- the LOC136159058 gene encoding cardiotrophin-2-like → MPPSLAVPCLRGFCTSPHNPQAPFCLLTLLLPPLSLGAPTSTAESINQAYNLALDMQMQTSALLQTYLEHQGTPFSDPDFSSPGLSLRTLPSTDMPFEIWHGLEDGECLSLTQEAFWSFSQHFQLVKDDQSDLNPGNSIVVDQLEEARLKAKGLAGNLAGIMTALDLTTPPANTPLDSVPLGDSVFERKCRGYVIIRDYSFWTDRAVTFLGELKAKYSE